One Kineococcus aurantiacus genomic window carries:
- a CDS encoding carbohydrate ABC transporter permease, whose translation MASRFARELTPGQKRVTPGSVVADLAILAWFVFSLFPLVWMVLLALKNDAQQTSTYFQFSPTLANFGTVLSQRGEDLTSVDFGHALLTSVLNCAGAVLVSLVVGIPAAYAAGRWKFRGSEDLMFQMLSFRFAPELMVIVPLFVIYNTLGIFDTKLGMVWVLQLVTMPLVVWILRSYFTDLAPELEQAALLDGYTRTRAFLTVALPLVRPGIAAAALLAFIFAWNNYLFPLILTDSAATTVTVAVTKYLGGGGQAYYNLTAAAALLGALPPLVLALTIQRYLVRGLSFGAVKA comes from the coding sequence ATGGCGTCGCGGTTCGCCCGGGAGCTCACCCCCGGGCAGAAGCGGGTGACCCCGGGGTCGGTGGTCGCCGACCTCGCGATCCTCGCCTGGTTCGTGTTCTCGCTGTTCCCGCTGGTGTGGATGGTCCTGCTCGCGCTGAAGAACGACGCCCAGCAGACGTCCACGTACTTCCAGTTCTCCCCGACGCTGGCGAACTTCGGCACGGTCCTGTCCCAGCGCGGGGAGGACCTCACGAGCGTCGACTTCGGGCACGCCCTGCTCACCAGCGTCCTGAACTGCGCCGGGGCGGTCCTGGTGTCCCTCGTCGTCGGCATCCCCGCCGCCTACGCGGCGGGCCGGTGGAAGTTCCGCGGGTCCGAGGACCTCATGTTCCAGATGCTGTCGTTCCGGTTCGCCCCCGAGCTCATGGTCATCGTCCCGCTCTTCGTCATCTACAACACCCTCGGCATCTTCGACACCAAGCTCGGCATGGTGTGGGTGCTGCAGCTGGTGACGATGCCGCTGGTCGTGTGGATCCTGCGCTCCTACTTCACTGACCTGGCCCCCGAGCTGGAGCAGGCGGCCCTGCTCGACGGCTACACCCGCACCCGGGCGTTCCTCACCGTGGCGCTGCCGCTGGTGCGGCCCGGCATCGCGGCCGCCGCGCTGCTGGCGTTCATCTTCGCCTGGAACAACTACCTCTTCCCGCTGATCCTCACCGACTCCGCGGCCACCACCGTCACCGTCGCGGTGACCAAGTACCTCGGCGGCGGCGGGCAGGCGTACTACAACCTCACGGCAGCCGCGGCCCTGCTCGGCGCGCTGCCGCCGCTCGTCCTCGCGCTCACCATCCAGCGGTACCTGGTGCGGGGCCTGTCGTTCGGGGCGGTGAAGGCCTGA
- a CDS encoding ABC transporter permease subunit, translated as MRPYLLSVPAVLLIIGILYAFFYGVYYTVLNYAATNPSPSFVGIDNYRSVLGDALFWRSAGTTLLYAVAATGLETVLGVAIALLLNRSTLIGKTFERLLILPLMIAPVIAGVIWKLMFNPQFGVLNHVLGLGSTFDWLSKDRALASTILVDVWIYTPFVAILVLAGIRSLPREPFEASDVDGASWFYMFRRLMLPMMWPYILVAVIFRFMDCLKVFDAVYVLTAGGPGVTTTTLQIGAFEDSITNLNYSRGSTYMFLLWIIVFITARYLVSVLGKAQRRAAGAGA; from the coding sequence CTGCGCCCGTACCTGCTGTCGGTGCCGGCCGTCCTGCTGATCATCGGCATCCTGTACGCGTTCTTCTACGGCGTGTACTACACGGTGCTGAACTACGCGGCGACCAACCCGTCGCCGTCGTTCGTCGGCATCGACAACTACCGCAGCGTCCTGGGCGACGCGCTGTTCTGGCGCAGCGCCGGGACGACCCTGCTGTACGCGGTGGCGGCCACCGGGCTGGAGACCGTGCTGGGCGTGGCGATCGCGCTGCTGCTCAACCGGTCGACGCTCATCGGCAAGACGTTCGAGCGGCTCCTCATCCTGCCGCTGATGATCGCCCCCGTCATCGCGGGGGTGATCTGGAAGCTCATGTTCAACCCGCAGTTCGGGGTCCTCAACCACGTCCTGGGGCTGGGCTCGACGTTCGACTGGCTCAGCAAGGACCGGGCGCTGGCCTCGACGATCCTCGTCGACGTGTGGATCTACACGCCGTTCGTCGCGATCCTCGTCCTGGCCGGCATCCGGTCCCTGCCGCGGGAGCCCTTCGAGGCCTCCGACGTGGACGGGGCGAGCTGGTTCTACATGTTCCGCCGGCTCATGCTGCCCATGATGTGGCCCTACATCCTGGTCGCCGTCATCTTCCGGTTCATGGACTGCCTGAAGGTCTTCGACGCGGTGTACGTCCTCACCGCCGGCGGCCCCGGCGTCACCACCACGACGCTGCAGATCGGGGCGTTCGAGGACTCCATCACCAACCTGAACTACTCCCGCGGCAGCACCTACATGTTCCTGCTGTGGATCATCGTGTTCATCACCGCGCGCTACCTCGTGAGCGTGCTGGGCAAGGCGCAGCGTCGTGCTGCGGGAGCGGGGGCCTGA
- a CDS encoding ATP-binding cassette domain-containing protein — MSVLTQTTAKALVLDGLHKRYESRGREAFHAVKGIDLRIEPGELVALLGPSGCGKTTTLRMIAGLETVTSGDIRIGDRSIPHLPPGKRDVGVGFESYALYPPLDVEQNLSYGLKARGVKDADARVRAIAERLEMTDLLPLRPAGLSSGQKQRVALARALVRNPPVLLLDEPLSHLDAAQRQRVRRELKVLQREFGYTTIVVTHDQLEALSLADRLAVMDGGVIQQFGTADEIFDDPANRFVADFVGEPKINLVEGVVDRPGSVRVGRDGTLPTASAAAAGTAVTVGVRPQDARIATADEPSVPGEVLVHENLLEFGLATVRVEGLDSSVVVQTPADVTYRRGEAVRLTAPPARVYLFAPDDGARLR; from the coding sequence GTGAGCGTCCTGACGCAGACGACCGCCAAGGCGCTGGTCCTGGACGGTCTGCACAAGCGGTACGAGAGCCGCGGCCGCGAGGCGTTCCACGCCGTCAAGGGCATCGACCTGCGCATCGAGCCCGGCGAGCTGGTCGCCCTCCTCGGGCCGTCGGGGTGCGGGAAGACGACGACGCTGCGGATGATCGCCGGGCTGGAGACCGTCACCTCCGGCGACATCCGCATCGGCGACCGCTCCATCCCGCACCTGCCGCCGGGCAAGCGCGACGTCGGGGTGGGGTTCGAGAGCTACGCCCTCTACCCCCCGCTCGACGTGGAGCAGAACCTCTCCTACGGCCTGAAGGCGCGCGGGGTGAAGGACGCCGACGCCCGCGTGCGGGCCATCGCCGAGCGGCTGGAGATGACCGACCTGCTGCCGCTGCGACCGGCGGGGCTGTCCAGCGGGCAGAAGCAGCGCGTCGCCCTGGCCCGCGCCCTGGTGCGCAACCCGCCCGTGCTGCTGCTCGACGAACCGCTGTCGCACCTCGACGCCGCGCAGCGGCAACGGGTGCGCCGCGAGCTGAAGGTCCTGCAGCGCGAGTTCGGGTACACGACGATCGTCGTCACCCACGACCAGCTGGAGGCCCTCAGCCTGGCCGACCGGCTCGCCGTCATGGACGGCGGGGTCATCCAGCAGTTCGGCACCGCCGACGAGATCTTCGACGACCCGGCGAACCGCTTCGTCGCCGACTTCGTGGGCGAACCGAAGATCAACCTCGTCGAGGGCGTGGTGGACCGCCCGGGGTCGGTGCGCGTGGGCCGCGACGGGACCCTGCCCACGGCCTCGGCGGCCGCCGCCGGGACCGCGGTGACGGTGGGCGTGCGGCCGCAGGACGCCCGCATCGCCACGGCCGACGAGCCCTCGGTGCCCGGGGAGGTGCTCGTCCACGAGAACCTCCTGGAGTTCGGGCTCGCGACCGTGCGGGTCGAGGGCCTGGACTCCTCGGTGGTGGTGCAGACGCCCGCGGACGTCACGTACCGGCGCGGTGAGGCGGTCCGCCTGACGGCCCCGCCCGCCCGCGTCTACCTCTTCGCCCCCGACGACGGCGCGCGCCTGCGCTGA
- a CDS encoding MBL fold metallo-hydrolase — protein sequence MSARELVVLGTAGQAPTRVRNHNGYLLRWDGTSVLFDPGEGTQRQMLHAGVSAPRIERICVTHRHNDHCLGVPGVLNRMAQDGPGRPVTLHGPVDAFEHLRGLAVVAQANVQVTVEGVPTLDEFVPVADVAGSALTARALDHRVPAIGYRLTEPDGTTFSAGALAAAGISGPDVGRLQREGELRGVRLEDVSTRRPGQVFAFVMDTRACPAVAEVVRDADLAVLECTFAHRDLDLATSRGHLTARQAAEAAVAAGVRTLVLTHFSQRYDPEDLGREARDVVAALGGSTTVHVAADLDVVPLPGRAARSSVPA from the coding sequence GTGAGCGCCAGGGAACTCGTCGTCCTCGGGACCGCGGGCCAGGCCCCCACCCGGGTGCGCAACCACAACGGCTACCTGCTCCGCTGGGACGGCACGTCGGTGCTGTTCGACCCCGGTGAGGGCACCCAGCGGCAGATGCTGCACGCGGGGGTCTCCGCGCCGCGCATCGAGCGGATCTGCGTGACCCACCGGCACAACGACCACTGCCTCGGCGTGCCCGGGGTGCTGAACCGGATGGCCCAGGACGGTCCCGGCCGGCCCGTCACCCTGCACGGGCCGGTCGACGCGTTCGAGCACCTGCGCGGCCTGGCCGTCGTCGCGCAGGCGAACGTGCAGGTCACCGTCGAGGGGGTGCCCACGCTCGACGAGTTCGTGCCCGTGGCGGACGTGGCGGGGTCCGCCCTCACGGCCCGCGCGCTGGACCACCGCGTCCCCGCGATCGGCTACCGGCTCACCGAACCCGACGGCACCACCTTCTCGGCCGGGGCGCTGGCCGCCGCCGGGATCAGCGGCCCCGACGTCGGGCGGCTCCAGCGCGAGGGGGAGCTGCGCGGGGTCCGGCTGGAGGACGTGAGCACCCGGCGGCCCGGGCAGGTCTTCGCCTTCGTCATGGACACCCGCGCCTGCCCGGCCGTCGCCGAGGTCGTGCGCGACGCCGACCTCGCCGTGCTGGAGTGCACGTTCGCCCACCGCGACCTGGACCTCGCCACCTCCCGCGGGCACCTCACGGCCCGGCAGGCGGCGGAGGCCGCCGTGGCGGCCGGGGTGCGCACCCTGGTGCTGACGCACTTCTCCCAGCGCTACGACCCCGAGGACCTGGGCCGGGAGGCGCGGGACGTCGTCGCCGCCCTGGGCGGGTCCACGACGGTCCACGTCGCGGCGGACCTCGACGTCGTCCCGCTGCCGGGACGCGCGGCCCGCAGTAGCGTCCCGGCATGA
- a CDS encoding extracellular solute-binding protein, whose translation MNEFTRSESGLHVPKKKVARRSLLAAMGGAAAVPMLYGCGVGTGGGGGDDAASANGAGEVTGSFDWKALDGESIKILQTPHPYQQAFQPLLKEFTELTGIEVQADLVAEADYFTKLNTELAGKTGAHDVFMTGAYFIWQYGPPGWMEDLKPWIENSSATSDEYDFEDIYEGLRTSTRWDFEKGSELGTGGQWTIPWGFETNVVAYNKKEFDARGIALPETFDDFIQLATDLTDRSQNRYGVAFRGSKSWATIHPGFMTQFSREGAKDYTAEGTTYTAAMNSDKAVEFTKKWVDLAKNAGPTSWTTYDYPQCTGDLGNGNAMMVYDADSATYPKQKAGASAQAGNLAWYPGPAGPDGSYATNLWTWSLAMNAASKKKQAAWLFIQWATGKDAMNKATASTFADPTRASVFDGSFKQTLGDFPGYLETFEKVIDSTKIQFTPQTKFFETTEDWAVALQDIYSGADAKSRLDELAEANTDKINA comes from the coding sequence ATGAACGAGTTCACGCGGTCCGAGAGCGGACTGCACGTCCCGAAGAAGAAGGTCGCCCGCCGTTCCCTGCTCGCCGCCATGGGCGGTGCCGCCGCCGTCCCGATGCTCTACGGCTGCGGTGTCGGCACCGGCGGGGGAGGCGGCGACGACGCGGCCAGCGCCAACGGCGCCGGCGAGGTCACGGGGTCCTTCGACTGGAAGGCGCTCGACGGCGAGAGCATCAAGATCCTCCAGACGCCCCACCCCTACCAGCAGGCGTTCCAGCCGCTGCTGAAGGAGTTCACCGAGCTCACCGGCATCGAGGTGCAGGCCGACCTCGTGGCCGAGGCCGACTACTTCACCAAGCTGAACACCGAGCTCGCCGGCAAGACCGGCGCCCACGACGTCTTCATGACCGGTGCGTACTTCATCTGGCAGTACGGTCCGCCCGGCTGGATGGAGGACCTCAAGCCCTGGATCGAGAACTCCTCGGCCACCAGCGACGAGTACGACTTCGAGGACATCTACGAGGGGCTGCGCACCTCCACGCGCTGGGACTTCGAGAAGGGTTCCGAGCTCGGCACCGGCGGCCAGTGGACCATCCCGTGGGGTTTCGAGACCAATGTCGTCGCGTACAACAAGAAGGAGTTCGACGCCCGCGGCATCGCGCTGCCGGAGACGTTCGACGACTTCATCCAGCTCGCCACCGACCTCACCGACCGCTCGCAGAACCGCTACGGCGTCGCGTTCCGCGGCTCGAAGTCGTGGGCCACCATCCACCCCGGCTTCATGACGCAGTTCAGTCGCGAGGGCGCGAAGGACTACACCGCCGAGGGCACCACCTACACCGCGGCGATGAACTCCGACAAGGCCGTGGAGTTCACCAAGAAGTGGGTCGACCTGGCCAAGAACGCCGGCCCGACGTCGTGGACCACCTACGACTACCCGCAGTGCACCGGCGACCTGGGCAACGGCAACGCCATGATGGTCTACGACGCCGACAGCGCGACGTACCCCAAGCAGAAGGCCGGGGCCAGCGCCCAGGCCGGCAACCTCGCCTGGTACCCGGGCCCGGCCGGCCCGGACGGCAGCTACGCCACCAACCTGTGGACGTGGTCGCTGGCCATGAACGCGGCGTCGAAGAAGAAGCAGGCCGCGTGGCTGTTCATCCAGTGGGCGACGGGCAAGGACGCCATGAACAAGGCGACCGCGTCGACCTTCGCCGACCCCACCCGGGCCTCGGTGTTCGACGGGTCCTTCAAGCAGACCCTCGGTGACTTCCCCGGGTACCTGGAGACGTTCGAGAAGGTCATCGACTCCACGAAGATCCAGTTCACGCCGCAGACCAAGTTCTTCGAGACCACCGAGGACTGGGCCGTGGCCCTGCAGGACATCTACTCCGGCGCCGACGCCAAGTCGCGGCTGGACGAGCTCGCCGAGGCCAACACGGACAAGATCAACGCCTGA
- a CDS encoding ABC transporter ATP-binding protein produces MATVRIANLCKTYGTGKNAVEALRDVDLDIGDGEFFVVLGPSGAGKTTLLKSVAGLVDAEAGDVEIAGVPMEGVEPYHRNVAMAFESYALYPQKTVFDNLASPLRSGRTGKYSAEQQRQRIEAVTTTLGIAHLLKRFPRELSNGQRQRVALGRVLVRPADVYLLDEPLSHLDAKLRAQMRAELKQLGEMSNTTSLYVTHDYQEALALGNRIAVLRSGRVVQVGTPEDIWRRPVDTFVAKALGQPEINLFDVTAEGGALRGAGGDLSLPLPRHLDLPAGRARVGIRPRDLQLGAGGPGTLSLRGRVSLAERLGRLMEFSVDVGPAGDPEHVIVVADSDAGAREGDVVDLHLALENVHVFAPGAPSEDSVRLGPATHEGVAR; encoded by the coding sequence ATGGCCACCGTGCGCATCGCGAACCTGTGCAAGACCTACGGGACGGGCAAGAACGCCGTCGAGGCCCTGCGGGACGTCGACCTCGACATCGGCGACGGGGAGTTCTTCGTCGTCCTGGGCCCCTCGGGGGCGGGGAAGACGACGCTGCTCAAGAGCGTCGCCGGGCTCGTCGACGCCGAGGCCGGCGACGTCGAGATCGCCGGCGTCCCCATGGAGGGCGTCGAGCCCTACCACCGCAACGTCGCCATGGCGTTCGAGAGCTACGCCCTCTACCCGCAGAAGACGGTGTTCGACAACCTCGCCTCGCCCCTGCGGTCGGGGCGGACCGGGAAGTACTCCGCCGAGCAGCAGCGGCAGCGCATCGAGGCCGTCACCACGACCCTCGGCATCGCCCACCTGCTCAAGCGGTTCCCGCGGGAGCTGTCCAACGGCCAGCGCCAGCGCGTCGCCCTGGGCCGGGTGCTCGTCCGGCCCGCCGACGTGTACCTGCTCGACGAGCCCCTCTCCCACCTGGACGCCAAGCTGCGCGCCCAGATGCGCGCCGAGCTCAAGCAGCTGGGGGAGATGTCGAACACGACGTCCCTGTACGTCACGCACGACTACCAGGAGGCCCTGGCGCTGGGGAACCGCATCGCGGTCCTGCGCTCGGGCCGCGTCGTGCAGGTCGGCACGCCGGAGGACATCTGGCGCCGGCCGGTCGACACGTTCGTCGCCAAGGCCCTCGGCCAGCCCGAGATCAACCTCTTCGACGTCACCGCCGAGGGCGGCGCCCTGCGCGGCGCCGGCGGAGACCTGAGCCTGCCGCTGCCCCGGCACCTGGACCTGCCCGCCGGGCGGGCCCGCGTCGGGATCCGCCCCCGGGACCTGCAGCTGGGCGCCGGGGGACCGGGGACGCTGTCGCTGCGCGGCCGGGTCTCGCTGGCCGAGCGCCTGGGCCGGCTCATGGAGTTCAGCGTCGACGTCGGCCCCGCCGGGGACCCCGAGCACGTCATCGTCGTCGCCGACTCCGACGCCGGGGCGCGCGAGGGCGACGTCGTCGACCTGCACCTGGCGCTGGAGAACGTGCACGTCTTCGCCCCGGGCGCACCGTCCGAGGATTCCGTCCGGCTGGGTCCGGCCACGCACGAGGGGGTGGCGCGGTGA